A single genomic interval of uncultured Fretibacterium sp. harbors:
- the rph gene encoding ribonuclease PH, whose translation MDAQAPQRGKRPFDALRPLSFERHYTRYAEGSVLAAQGETRVLCTATVEEKVPAFLRGTDQGWITAEYAMLPRATDRRTQRTVRTGISGRSAEIQRLIGRALRRAVDLKRLGPRTVTIDCDVLQADGGTRVASVNGGYVALVDALRVLRDGGAFGALPLLSCISAVSAGIVGGTVRLDLDSEEDRAASVDFNVVADHADRFVEVQGTGEEAPFSRTETDRIFDLCLKGCREIRERQAAALEFTAAERSALVF comes from the coding sequence ATGGATGCCCAGGCCCCACAGCGGGGGAAAAGGCCGTTCGACGCGCTGCGCCCCCTCTCCTTCGAGCGGCACTATACGCGTTACGCGGAGGGGTCTGTCCTGGCTGCACAGGGCGAGACTCGGGTGCTCTGTACCGCGACGGTGGAGGAGAAGGTCCCCGCCTTTCTGCGGGGGACGGATCAGGGGTGGATCACGGCGGAGTACGCGATGCTGCCACGCGCCACGGACCGTCGGACGCAGCGCACCGTGCGAACGGGGATCAGTGGGCGCAGCGCCGAGATTCAGCGTCTGATAGGGCGGGCCCTGCGCAGGGCCGTGGATTTGAAAAGGCTGGGGCCCCGGACCGTCACGATCGACTGCGACGTGCTTCAGGCTGACGGCGGTACGCGCGTCGCATCCGTCAACGGCGGGTACGTCGCACTGGTGGATGCACTCAGGGTGCTGAGGGATGGGGGCGCCTTCGGAGCCCTCCCGCTCCTGTCGTGCATCTCGGCGGTGAGCGCGGGGATCGTCGGCGGGACGGTCCGACTCGACCTCGACAGCGAGGAGGACCGGGCGGCCAGCGTCGATTTCAACGTGGTCGCGGACCACGCCGACCGTTTCGTCGAGGTCCAGGGGACCGGGGAGGAGGCTCCCTTTTCACGGACGGAGACCGACCGCATCTTCGACCTCTGCCTGAAGGGGTGCCGCGAGATTCGGGAGCGGCAGGCGGCAGCGCTCGAGTTCACGGCGGCGGAGCGCAGCGCCCTTGTTTTTTGA